A section of the Kribbella sp. HUAS MG21 genome encodes:
- a CDS encoding serine protease has protein sequence MKLFRTLLAATAVATTSLLGTGSAHAAAPGADFTGIAALSNCSASLVRYAESAATDKALVLTNGHCYEGGFLQPGQVLVNRTSTRSITLLRPDSSRAGTIRAERILYGTMTKTDMIVYQVNETYASIKSRLNVTPLTLAKQGPADGAGMAVVSGYWKRIYTCSVQATIPQLREGDWTWQNSIKYRQPGCETIGGTSGSPVVSTTTGEVIGVNNTGNEDGERCTVNNPCEVDAAGNVTVDQGAAYGQQTWWLYTCLTANRTLDLNKSGCELPKPARRR, from the coding sequence ATGAAACTCTTCCGCACGCTCCTGGCCGCCACCGCGGTCGCGACGACCTCCCTCCTCGGCACCGGCTCCGCCCACGCCGCGGCGCCCGGCGCCGACTTCACCGGGATCGCAGCGCTCAGCAACTGCTCCGCGTCCCTCGTCCGGTACGCCGAATCCGCCGCCACCGACAAGGCCCTCGTGCTCACCAACGGGCACTGTTACGAAGGCGGCTTCCTGCAGCCCGGCCAGGTCCTGGTGAACCGGACCTCGACCCGGTCGATCACGCTGCTCCGGCCGGACTCCAGTCGGGCCGGCACGATCCGCGCCGAGAGGATCCTGTACGGCACGATGACCAAGACCGACATGATCGTGTACCAGGTCAACGAGACCTACGCCTCGATCAAGAGCCGGCTGAACGTGACGCCGCTGACGCTGGCCAAGCAGGGCCCGGCCGACGGCGCCGGCATGGCCGTGGTGTCCGGGTACTGGAAGCGGATCTACACCTGTTCGGTCCAGGCGACGATCCCGCAGCTCCGCGAGGGCGACTGGACTTGGCAGAACTCGATCAAGTACCGGCAGCCCGGCTGCGAGACGATCGGCGGTACGTCGGGTTCACCGGTCGTGAGCACCACCACCGGTGAGGTGATCGGGGTCAACAACACGGGCAACGAGGACGGCGAGCGCTGCACCGTGAACAACCCCTGCGAGGTGGACGCCGCCGGCAACGTCACGGTCGACCAGGGCGCGGCGTACGGCCAGCAGACCTGGTGGCTCTACACCTGCCTGACCGCGAACCGCACGCTCGACCTGAACAAGTCCGGCTGCGAACTGCCGAAGCCCGCCCGGCGCCGCTGA
- a CDS encoding ABC transporter ATP-binding protein, whose amino-acid sequence MGEAEPTVIADRLDIIYKVIAGQGGKGTAATAFRRILKRQDRPTIREVHAVKNVSFTAYKGDAIGVIGRNGSGKSTMLRAIAGLLPPASGAVYTGGRPSLLGVNAAMMNDLTGDRNVVLGCLAMGMSGDEIRRRYDEIVEFSGIGEFIDLPMSTYSSGMAARLKFAIASAKTHDILLVDEALATGDAEFRLRSERKIKELREQAGTVFLVSHSLDVVRETCNRALWLDAGVLKLDGPVDEVVAAYIKSTRSS is encoded by the coding sequence ATGGGCGAGGCTGAACCCACGGTCATTGCGGACCGCCTCGACATCATCTACAAGGTGATCGCGGGCCAGGGCGGCAAGGGTACGGCGGCCACGGCGTTCCGGCGGATCCTCAAGCGCCAGGACCGGCCGACGATCCGCGAGGTGCACGCGGTCAAGAACGTCAGCTTCACGGCGTACAAGGGCGACGCGATCGGCGTCATCGGCCGCAACGGCTCGGGCAAGTCGACGATGCTGCGCGCGATCGCGGGCCTGCTGCCGCCGGCGTCCGGGGCCGTCTACACCGGCGGCCGGCCGTCGCTGCTCGGCGTCAACGCGGCAATGATGAACGACCTCACCGGCGACCGCAACGTGGTCCTCGGCTGCCTGGCGATGGGGATGTCCGGGGACGAGATCCGCCGCCGGTACGACGAGATCGTGGAGTTCTCCGGCATCGGCGAGTTCATCGACCTGCCGATGTCGACGTACTCGTCCGGGATGGCCGCGCGGCTGAAGTTCGCGATCGCGTCCGCGAAGACGCACGACATCCTGCTCGTCGACGAGGCACTGGCCACCGGGGACGCCGAGTTCCGGCTCCGGTCGGAGCGCAAGATCAAGGAGCTGCGCGAGCAGGCAGGCACCGTGTTCCTGGTCAGCCACAGCCTGGACGTGGTGCGGGAGACCTGCAACCGCGCGCTGTGGCTGGACGCCGGCGTGCTGAAACTCGACGGGCCGGTCGACGAGGTCGTCGCCGCCTACATCAAGTCCACCCGCAGTAGCTAG
- a CDS encoding LCP family protein: protein MPQEKPDLRNLREPVRFKRALTLLLMTLVLPGSAQIVAGSRKAGRWAWRVVFGLIAIVVFFVLLGLIWRSGTINILARPGTLRIVQVLLILLALGWAALFVDAYRLGQPLMLERNHRLTASILDGVLIFVVVGALIYASVIVNTQRDFVASVFGSGEKSKAEKGRYNVLLMGGDSGADRIGTRPDSMTVASIDADTGRTVLIGLPRNLARVPFPAGTAMAKQFPEGFRWKDCGSECLLNAVYTYAMNHKNLFPGDPNPGETATTQAVEAVTGLKINYFVLIDLAGFRDLLNAVGGITLDIGKRVPIGGGSSPIKGYIEAGKNQHLDGYHALWFARSRAESSDYERMARQKCVMSAMLNQLSPQTVLTKFQGIAAASKQVVKTSIPAGELGTFTDLALDAKKLPVSSFSAVPPLIHTGNPDFALIRTKVAEAIAKSESLDKEGSGGDGKTSSTPSSSKPTSSTTKKPSTSTTKKPTSSPTTPATGVDDVASICKA from the coding sequence ATGCCGCAGGAGAAGCCAGACCTGCGCAATCTCCGCGAGCCGGTCCGGTTCAAGCGGGCGCTCACCTTGCTGTTGATGACGCTGGTGCTGCCCGGGTCCGCGCAGATCGTCGCGGGCAGCCGGAAGGCCGGCCGGTGGGCGTGGCGGGTGGTCTTCGGCCTGATCGCGATCGTGGTCTTCTTCGTCCTGCTCGGCCTGATCTGGCGGTCCGGCACGATCAACATCCTGGCCCGGCCGGGCACCCTGCGGATCGTCCAGGTGCTGCTGATCCTGCTCGCGCTCGGCTGGGCGGCGCTGTTCGTGGACGCGTACCGGCTCGGCCAGCCGCTGATGCTGGAGCGGAACCACCGGCTGACCGCGAGCATCCTCGACGGTGTGCTGATCTTCGTGGTCGTCGGCGCGCTGATCTACGCGAGCGTGATCGTGAACACCCAGCGCGACTTCGTCGCCAGCGTGTTCGGCAGCGGCGAGAAGTCGAAGGCCGAGAAGGGCCGCTACAACGTGCTGCTGATGGGCGGCGACTCCGGCGCGGACCGGATCGGCACCCGGCCGGACAGCATGACCGTGGCCAGCATCGACGCGGACACCGGCCGGACCGTCCTGATCGGCCTGCCGCGGAACCTGGCCCGGGTCCCGTTCCCGGCCGGTACGGCGATGGCGAAGCAGTTCCCCGAGGGCTTCCGGTGGAAGGACTGCGGCTCCGAGTGTCTGCTGAACGCCGTCTACACGTACGCGATGAACCACAAGAACCTGTTCCCCGGCGACCCGAACCCCGGGGAGACCGCGACCACCCAGGCCGTCGAGGCGGTCACCGGGCTGAAGATCAACTACTTCGTGCTGATCGACCTGGCCGGCTTCCGGGACCTGCTGAACGCGGTCGGCGGGATCACCCTGGACATCGGCAAGCGGGTCCCGATCGGCGGCGGCAGCTCGCCGATCAAGGGCTACATCGAGGCCGGCAAGAACCAGCACCTGGACGGGTACCACGCGCTCTGGTTCGCCCGGTCCCGCGCCGAGTCGTCGGACTACGAGCGGATGGCGCGGCAGAAGTGCGTGATGTCCGCGATGCTGAACCAGCTGTCGCCGCAGACCGTGCTGACCAAGTTCCAGGGCATCGCCGCGGCCAGCAAACAGGTGGTCAAGACCAGCATCCCGGCCGGTGAACTCGGGACCTTCACCGATCTCGCGCTGGACGCGAAGAAGCTGCCGGTGTCAAGCTTCTCCGCGGTCCCGCCGTTGATCCACACCGGCAACCCGGACTTCGCACTGATCCGGACCAAGGTCGCGGAGGCGATCGCGAAGTCCGAATCGCTGGACAAGGAAGGCTCAGGAGGAGACGGTAAGACTTCGAGCACTCCGAGTAGCAGCAAGCCGACCAGCAGTACGACGAAGAAGCCGAGCACGAGTACCACCAAGAAGCCGACCAGCTCACCGACCACACCCGCCACCGGCGTCGACGACGTCGCCTCGATCTGTAAGGCCTGA
- a CDS encoding XRE family transcriptional regulator — translation MENRAPLDVIAASLRRHRARAGLSLTEVAKRAGVAKSTLSQLESGTGNPSVETLWALAVALDTPFAALLDPPRPKVQIIRAGEGPAIYSDQADYSATLVASSPPNARRDLYRIVASPGPGRKSDPHMPGVVEHVILGSGRALVGPLDDPVELCPGDYIAYPGDLPHIFQALEEGTAATLVSEHV, via the coding sequence ATGGAGAACAGAGCCCCGCTGGACGTGATCGCCGCGTCGCTGCGCCGGCACCGCGCCCGGGCCGGACTGTCGTTGACCGAGGTCGCGAAACGCGCCGGCGTCGCCAAGTCGACGCTGTCCCAGCTCGAGTCCGGCACCGGCAACCCGAGCGTGGAAACCCTGTGGGCGCTGGCGGTCGCGCTCGACACGCCGTTCGCCGCGCTGCTGGACCCGCCGCGTCCGAAGGTGCAGATCATCCGGGCCGGCGAGGGGCCGGCGATCTACTCCGACCAGGCCGACTACAGCGCCACGCTGGTCGCGTCCAGCCCGCCGAACGCGCGCCGCGACCTGTACCGGATCGTCGCCTCCCCCGGCCCCGGTCGGAAGTCCGACCCGCACATGCCCGGCGTCGTCGAGCACGTCATCCTCGGCTCCGGCCGGGCCCTGGTCGGCCCGCTCGACGACCCGGTGGAACTCTGCCCGGGCGACTACATCGCCTACCCGGGCGACCTCCCGCACATCTTCCAGGCCCTTGAGGAGGGCACCGCGGCGACCTTGGTCTCCGAGCACGTCTGA
- a CDS encoding ABC transporter permease — protein MPTAGTDPAGLAGLAERYGLSKSSVRPPLGAYLRELWSRRQFVVSYAAARTYAMYSGARLGSLWQVLTPLLNAAVYYLAFGVLLGTKNGIDNYVAFLLSGIFVFTFTQRCMTEGSRSLALNLSLIRTLHFPRATLPLAYVLNELNQLLVSFGILFVVVGFTDGPSWRWLLVLPAMLLQVMFNIGITLVFARIGTFVSDITQLLPFVTRTWLYASGIFFSLPGKLSEVEAPGWVTQLLAFNPISAYIDIVRRSLLDEHEPNQLPHAWPIAIVWSFVMLAAGFWYFWQAEDRYGRG, from the coding sequence ATGCCGACCGCCGGGACCGACCCTGCAGGGCTCGCAGGGCTGGCCGAACGCTACGGACTCAGCAAGAGCTCGGTCCGGCCGCCGCTCGGGGCCTACCTGCGCGAGCTGTGGAGCCGCCGCCAGTTCGTCGTCAGCTACGCGGCGGCGCGCACCTACGCCATGTACTCCGGCGCACGCCTCGGCTCGCTCTGGCAGGTGCTGACACCGCTGCTGAACGCGGCGGTGTACTACCTGGCCTTCGGCGTGCTGCTCGGGACCAAGAACGGGATCGACAACTACGTCGCGTTCCTGCTCAGCGGGATCTTCGTCTTCACGTTCACGCAGCGCTGCATGACCGAGGGCTCCCGCTCGCTCGCGCTGAACCTGTCGCTGATCCGCACCCTGCACTTCCCGCGCGCGACGCTGCCGCTGGCCTACGTACTGAACGAGCTGAACCAGCTGCTGGTGTCGTTCGGCATCCTGTTCGTGGTCGTCGGATTCACGGACGGACCCTCGTGGCGCTGGCTGCTCGTGCTTCCGGCGATGCTGCTGCAGGTGATGTTCAACATCGGGATCACGCTGGTCTTCGCGCGGATCGGGACGTTCGTGTCCGACATCACCCAGCTGCTGCCGTTCGTCACCCGGACCTGGTTGTACGCCTCCGGCATCTTCTTCTCGTTGCCCGGGAAGCTGTCCGAGGTCGAGGCGCCGGGCTGGGTGACGCAGCTGCTCGCGTTCAACCCGATATCGGCGTACATCGACATCGTCCGGCGCTCCCTGCTCGACGAGCACGAGCCGAACCAGCTGCCGCACGCCTGGCCGATCGCGATCGTCTGGTCGTTCGTGATGCTGGCGGCCGGGTTCTGGTACTTCTGGCAGGCGGAGGACCGCTATGGGCGAGGCTGA
- a CDS encoding AzlC family ABC transporter permease has protein sequence MRSIWRTLDRGLARDIGLVCLADGVVGVSYGAISVGGGLPLWVPILLSVVVFAGASQFLFVGIVAAGGSPIAAMIAGLLVNSRHVAFGLAVSDVIGSGWRRWPGSHLMTDENVAFAMGQDELEQRRAAYWAGGIGIFVCWNLGVVVGGLAGSVITDTDVFGLDAAFPAVLLALVLPALRDRSTRTAALVGVVVALAATPFLPAGLPVLLALAGLLFYRVGKPALEVSR, from the coding sequence ATGCGTTCGATCTGGCGAACACTCGATCGGGGACTCGCCCGTGACATCGGCCTGGTGTGCCTGGCCGACGGCGTGGTCGGCGTGTCGTACGGCGCGATCAGCGTCGGCGGCGGGCTGCCGTTGTGGGTGCCGATCCTCCTGTCGGTCGTGGTCTTCGCGGGCGCGTCGCAGTTCCTCTTCGTCGGGATCGTCGCGGCCGGCGGCAGCCCGATCGCGGCGATGATCGCCGGCCTACTGGTGAACAGCCGGCACGTCGCGTTCGGCCTGGCGGTCAGCGACGTGATCGGCAGCGGCTGGCGGCGCTGGCCGGGCAGTCACCTGATGACCGACGAGAACGTCGCGTTCGCGATGGGCCAGGACGAACTCGAGCAGCGCCGGGCGGCGTACTGGGCGGGCGGGATCGGCATCTTCGTCTGCTGGAACCTCGGCGTCGTCGTCGGCGGTCTGGCCGGCTCGGTGATCACCGACACCGACGTGTTCGGGCTGGACGCGGCCTTCCCGGCGGTCCTGCTCGCGCTGGTGCTGCCGGCCCTGCGCGACCGCTCGACGCGTACGGCGGCACTCGTCGGCGTCGTGGTCGCGCTGGCGGCCACGCCGTTCCTGCCCGCGGGCTTGCCTGTGCTGCTCGCCCTGGCCGGGCTGCTGTTCTACCGCGTGGGGAAGCCCGCGCTGGAGGTGTCGCGATGA
- a CDS encoding spermidine synthase, whose protein sequence is MAVDSATDQVVTTGWPSPFGVRTRLVAASALMLFVELALIRWTGSNVVHLSYFSNFVLLGSFLGIGIGVLRSSRAKRLPYYSPIMLGLLVLVIAWKPVTVDRGTSSSVIYFTSLNTTGPPVWVILPIIFVAAAVVLAGPAELVGRCFAELPRLTAYRFDLVGSLIGIITFTGLSFLGAPPIWWGLLATAVFGLLMIPRSSAVPGRRAVATGVSAALVLSPLLVMLGVLFHESTRPDNSWSPYYKVQTKKSSWEGVPLLTITVNGVPHQQAIPADARLQWEPQYGLPYERANAGKQPKNVLIIGAGSGSDVAIALKKGATHVDAVEIDPEIRDIGKALHPDRPYQDPRVTSHIDDGRAFLSRTDKKYDLILLALPDSLTLVNGASSLRLESYLFTQQAFESARDHLNPGGAFAMYNYYRETWLIDRLASTAEQAFGHKPCVDKIGDGLQQAVVTVGLTEQDQSCGNEWAGATEATPPPATDNRPFLYLFTDRIPGLYLVTLALILVAGLVGVAIAGGGASYKRMRPYADLFLLGAGFMLLETKSITGFALLFGTTWVVNAIVFAGVLVAVLAAVEVTRRFKTPPMKVMFAVLFGGLALSWVFPDSWLLAMPVGLRAVVAVLIAFLPIFAANVIFAKRFTDTADGTASFGANLLGAMLGGCLEYAALIIGFHGLLIIAAVLYVGAFLLTPKTRSVAG, encoded by the coding sequence ATGGCAGTCGACTCCGCTACTGATCAAGTCGTCACGACCGGTTGGCCCAGCCCGTTCGGAGTCCGGACACGGTTGGTCGCCGCCAGCGCGCTGATGCTGTTCGTCGAGCTCGCGCTGATCCGCTGGACCGGTTCGAACGTCGTCCACCTGAGTTACTTCTCGAACTTCGTGCTGCTCGGCTCGTTCCTCGGGATCGGGATCGGCGTACTGCGGTCCAGCCGGGCGAAACGGCTGCCGTACTACTCACCGATCATGCTCGGCCTGCTGGTCCTGGTGATCGCCTGGAAGCCGGTGACCGTCGACCGCGGCACCTCCTCGAGCGTCATCTACTTCACCAGCCTGAACACCACCGGCCCGCCGGTCTGGGTGATCCTGCCGATCATCTTCGTCGCCGCCGCCGTCGTGCTGGCCGGCCCCGCCGAACTCGTCGGCCGCTGTTTCGCGGAGCTTCCGCGACTGACGGCGTACCGCTTCGACCTGGTCGGCAGCCTGATCGGCATCATCACGTTCACCGGGTTGTCGTTCCTGGGCGCGCCGCCGATCTGGTGGGGCCTCCTGGCCACCGCGGTGTTCGGGCTGCTGATGATCCCGCGGAGCTCGGCGGTTCCCGGCCGGCGCGCGGTCGCCACCGGGGTGAGTGCCGCGCTGGTGCTGTCACCGCTGCTGGTGATGCTCGGCGTGCTGTTCCACGAGTCGACCCGGCCGGACAACAGCTGGTCGCCCTACTACAAGGTGCAGACGAAGAAGTCGAGCTGGGAGGGCGTACCGCTGCTCACCATCACGGTGAACGGCGTACCGCACCAGCAGGCGATCCCGGCGGACGCCCGGCTGCAGTGGGAGCCGCAGTACGGCCTGCCGTACGAGCGGGCGAACGCGGGCAAGCAGCCGAAGAACGTGCTGATCATCGGCGCCGGCTCGGGGTCCGACGTGGCGATCGCGCTGAAGAAGGGCGCGACGCACGTGGACGCGGTCGAGATCGACCCGGAGATCCGCGACATCGGCAAGGCGCTGCACCCGGACCGCCCGTACCAGGACCCGCGGGTGACGTCGCACATCGACGACGGGCGCGCGTTCCTGTCCCGGACCGACAAGAAGTACGACCTGATCCTGCTGGCGCTGCCGGACTCGCTGACGCTGGTGAACGGCGCGAGCTCGCTGCGGCTGGAGAGCTATCTGTTCACCCAGCAGGCGTTCGAGTCCGCGCGGGACCACCTGAACCCGGGCGGCGCCTTCGCGATGTACAACTACTACCGCGAGACCTGGCTGATCGACCGGCTGGCATCGACGGCGGAGCAGGCCTTCGGGCACAAGCCGTGCGTGGACAAGATCGGCGACGGCCTGCAGCAGGCGGTCGTGACGGTCGGCCTCACCGAGCAGGACCAGAGCTGCGGCAACGAGTGGGCCGGCGCCACCGAGGCCACGCCGCCGCCGGCAACCGACAACCGCCCGTTCCTGTACCTGTTCACCGACCGGATCCCGGGGCTGTACCTCGTCACGCTCGCGCTGATCCTGGTCGCCGGTCTCGTCGGCGTGGCGATCGCCGGCGGCGGGGCGTCGTACAAGCGGATGCGGCCGTACGCGGACCTGTTCCTGCTCGGCGCGGGCTTCATGTTGCTGGAGACCAAGAGCATCACCGGGTTCGCGTTGCTGTTCGGTACGACGTGGGTGGTCAACGCGATCGTGTTCGCCGGCGTGCTGGTGGCGGTGCTCGCGGCCGTCGAAGTGACGAGGCGGTTCAAGACGCCGCCGATGAAGGTGATGTTCGCCGTGCTGTTCGGCGGGCTCGCGTTGTCGTGGGTGTTCCCGGACAGCTGGCTGCTGGCGATGCCGGTCGGGTTGCGGGCGGTGGTCGCGGTGCTGATCGCGTTCCTGCCGATCTTCGCGGCGAACGTGATCTTCGCGAAGCGGTTCACCGACACCGCCGACGGCACCGCGTCCTTCGGCGCCAACCTGCTCGGCGCGATGCTCGGCGGCTGCCTCGAGTACGCCGCCCTGATCATCGGCTTCCACGGCCTCCTGATCATCGCCGCCGTGCTCTACGTCGGAGCGTTCCTGCTGACACCGAAGACCAGATCGGTCGCCGGCTAG
- a CDS encoding tyrosine-protein phosphatase, with product MDLDWPGCRNVRDVGGLPTADGRVTRTGVLIRADSLQYLTDDGVECVRRSGVTRILDLRADGEVALAPTPFTGTPLAVRQSLVDPADPDHGQPTIVEACTWMLDKRPELFAAAVKAIADEPDGAVVVHCHGGKDRTGMIVALALSVAGVPEEEIVADYFLTQARLAAWLEEQLAAELDASKHPEMMEFRDTRAESIVAILRHLDTRYGGPEAYLRHGGLTDEDLARLRARLVA from the coding sequence ATGGATCTCGACTGGCCCGGCTGCCGCAACGTCCGCGACGTGGGCGGCCTGCCGACCGCCGACGGCCGGGTGACCAGAACGGGTGTGCTGATCCGCGCCGACAGCCTGCAGTACCTGACCGACGACGGGGTCGAGTGCGTGCGGCGGTCCGGGGTGACCCGGATCCTCGACCTGCGCGCCGACGGCGAGGTCGCGCTCGCGCCGACGCCGTTCACCGGTACGCCGCTGGCGGTGCGGCAGTCGCTCGTTGACCCGGCGGACCCCGACCACGGGCAGCCGACCATCGTCGAGGCGTGCACGTGGATGCTCGACAAGCGGCCCGAGCTGTTCGCGGCCGCGGTGAAGGCGATCGCCGACGAGCCGGACGGCGCGGTGGTCGTGCACTGCCACGGCGGCAAGGACCGCACCGGGATGATCGTCGCGCTCGCGCTGAGCGTCGCCGGCGTACCGGAGGAGGAGATCGTCGCCGACTACTTCCTCACCCAGGCTCGGCTCGCGGCCTGGCTCGAGGAGCAGCTGGCTGCCGAGCTCGACGCGTCGAAACACCCGGAGATGATGGAGTTCCGCGACACCCGCGCCGAGTCGATCGTGGCGATCCTGCGGCACCTCGACACGAGATACGGCGGGCCGGAGGCATACCTGCGCCACGGTGGTCTGACCGACGAGGATCTCGCGCGACTGCGCGCCCGGCTCGTGGCCTGA
- a CDS encoding AzlD domain-containing protein, with the protein MNNTPLLLIGIGVLAIGTFSMRFAGPALRSRVEVPERMQQVLAAAAIVLLTALVATAALTDGQGPAGVARPAGVLVGGVLAWRKAPFVLVVVAAAATAAGLRLLGVP; encoded by the coding sequence ATGAACAACACGCCGTTGCTGCTGATCGGGATCGGAGTGCTTGCCATCGGCACCTTCTCGATGCGGTTCGCGGGTCCGGCGCTGCGTAGCCGGGTCGAGGTGCCGGAGCGGATGCAGCAAGTGCTCGCCGCAGCCGCGATCGTGCTGCTGACCGCACTGGTCGCCACCGCCGCGCTGACCGACGGGCAGGGACCCGCCGGTGTCGCGCGCCCGGCAGGCGTGCTCGTCGGCGGGGTCCTTGCCTGGCGCAAGGCGCCGTTCGTGCTCGTGGTGGTGGCCGCCGCGGCGACGGCGGCAGGTTTGCGCTTGCTCGGCGTGCCCTAG
- a CDS encoding SAM-dependent methyltransferase — translation MVDATKAPSSNPVGVDTSRASIARVYDAFLGGKDNFEVDREVLRGVQRAAPQAQDLAWSNRNFLIRACRFLAGQAGITQYLDCGSGLPTAENTHQVVQRIQPEAKVLYIDNDPVVLAHGRALLEENENTLFVSADIFDPDEVLGHEEVRGFLDFDQPIAVIQNGTLHHYIGTEGAQIMQKYVDAVVPGSYTVVSHFFDPETPEHSEVARKMEEKFIHSPMGSGRFRTRAELMEFFPGQELVPPGLVLCDDWWPDGPRIKPLNQVEECIVGGIGRKV, via the coding sequence ATGGTCGATGCCACCAAGGCACCAAGTTCGAACCCGGTCGGCGTCGACACCTCCCGGGCCAGTATCGCGCGAGTGTACGACGCCTTCCTGGGCGGCAAGGACAACTTCGAGGTCGACCGCGAGGTACTGCGCGGGGTCCAGCGCGCCGCGCCGCAGGCCCAGGACCTGGCCTGGTCGAACCGGAACTTCCTGATCCGCGCCTGCCGGTTCCTGGCCGGCCAGGCGGGGATCACGCAGTACCTCGACTGCGGGTCCGGCCTGCCGACCGCCGAGAACACCCACCAGGTCGTGCAGCGGATCCAGCCCGAGGCCAAGGTGCTGTACATCGACAACGACCCGGTGGTGCTCGCGCACGGCCGCGCGCTGCTCGAGGAGAACGAGAACACACTGTTCGTCAGCGCCGACATCTTCGACCCGGACGAGGTGCTGGGCCACGAGGAGGTGCGCGGCTTCCTCGACTTCGACCAGCCGATCGCCGTGATCCAGAACGGCACGCTGCACCACTACATCGGCACCGAGGGCGCGCAGATCATGCAGAAGTACGTCGACGCGGTGGTGCCCGGGTCGTACACCGTGGTCTCGCACTTCTTCGACCCGGAGACGCCGGAGCATTCCGAGGTCGCCCGGAAGATGGAGGAGAAGTTCATCCACAGCCCGATGGGCAGCGGCAGGTTCCGCACCCGCGCGGAACTGATGGAGTTCTTCCCCGGCCAGGAACTGGTCCCCCCGGGTCTGGTGCTCTGCGACGACTGGTGGCCGGACGGCCCGCGGATCAAGCCGCTGAACCAGGTCGAGGAGTGCATCGTCGGCGGGATCGGCCGCAAGGTCTGA
- a CDS encoding glycosyltransferase family 2 protein: protein MSTWPPVSVVMPVLNEERHLEEAVGRVLEQDYPGELEVVLAIGPSKDRTQEIADKLAEKDPRISIVPNPTGKTPAALNVGIAHAKHDILVRVDGHGALTDGYITRAVEVLEESGADNVGGVMAAEGRTPTEMAVACAYRSRLGLGASTFHQGGKAGPADTVYLGVFRRAALERVGGFDETMHRAQDWELNYRIRKTGGLIWFSPDLSVTYRPRSSLSAVAKQFFHTGQWRREVIRRHPETASKRYLAPPVAVIGLTVGTILGIIGLATGISWLDIGFLAPLGYALLLIFGSAMEGRYLPWKALFWLPLVCATMHISWGLGFLVGLRERPRA, encoded by the coding sequence CTGTCCACCTGGCCACCTGTGTCCGTCGTGATGCCCGTGCTGAACGAGGAACGTCATCTCGAGGAGGCGGTCGGCCGCGTTCTCGAGCAGGACTACCCGGGTGAGCTCGAAGTCGTGCTGGCGATCGGCCCGAGCAAGGACCGGACCCAGGAGATCGCGGACAAGCTGGCCGAGAAGGACCCGCGGATCAGCATCGTGCCGAACCCGACCGGCAAGACGCCGGCCGCGCTGAACGTCGGCATCGCGCACGCCAAGCACGACATCCTGGTCCGGGTCGACGGGCACGGCGCGCTCACCGACGGCTACATCACCCGCGCCGTCGAGGTGCTGGAGGAGAGCGGCGCGGACAACGTCGGCGGCGTGATGGCCGCCGAAGGCCGGACGCCGACCGAGATGGCGGTCGCCTGCGCGTACCGCTCCCGGCTGGGCCTGGGCGCTTCGACGTTCCACCAGGGCGGCAAGGCCGGTCCGGCCGACACCGTGTACCTCGGTGTGTTCCGGCGCGCCGCGCTGGAGCGGGTCGGCGGGTTCGACGAGACCATGCACCGGGCCCAGGACTGGGAGCTGAACTACCGGATCCGCAAGACCGGCGGCCTGATCTGGTTCAGCCCGGACCTGTCCGTCACGTACCGGCCGCGGTCCTCGCTGTCCGCGGTCGCCAAGCAGTTCTTCCACACCGGCCAGTGGCGCCGCGAGGTCATCCGCCGGCACCCGGAGACCGCCAGCAAGCGGTACCTGGCGCCGCCGGTCGCGGTGATCGGCCTGACGGTCGGCACGATCCTCGGCATCATCGGCCTGGCCACCGGCATCAGCTGGCTCGACATCGGCTTCCTGGCGCCGCTGGGCTACGCGCTGCTGCTGATCTTCGGCTCCGCGATGGAGGGCCGCTACCTGCCCTGGAAGGCGCTGTTCTGGCTGCCGCTGGTCTGCGCGACCATGCACATCTCCTGGGGCCTCGGCTTCCTGGTCGGCCTCCGCGAGCGCCCGAGGGCCTAG